One window from the genome of Salvia miltiorrhiza cultivar Shanhuang (shh) chromosome 7, IMPLAD_Smil_shh, whole genome shotgun sequence encodes:
- the LOC130995160 gene encoding uncharacterized protein LOC130995160, which produces MGKTALDILKESPRDPITYPEIRKILNSLSNRSKLLGILPKMTDITMVVVVLIATMAFQSILQPPGGVWQDDTSTHKAGEAVMAYTHPKMYKHFVNANTTAFVSSLITIMLITTGLPLEHFFFLAVATTAMWLSLTSLAVGYGASLIMTTPNEEQTLGYIVAAVVCVFLSFILLLVLYLCINGLQSSWRRKSRYEYKRLRHLI; this is translated from the coding sequence ATGGGCAAAACAGCGTTGGATATCTTGAAGGAGAGCCCTCGAGACCCAATCACCTATCCAGAAATCAGAAAGATCTTGAATAGTTTATCAAATCGTTCGAAATTGCTGGGAATCCTCCCCAAGATGACCGACATCACAATGGTGGTGGTCGTCCTCATCGCCACCATGGCGTTCCAATCCATCCTCCAACCCCCCGGCGGCGTGTGGCAAGACGACACGTCAACGCACAAAGCCGGTGAAGCAGTGATGGCATACACACATCCCAAGATGTATAAGCACTTCGTCAATGCCAACACCACAGCTTTCGTTTCTTCCCTCATCACAATCATGCTCATCACCACCGGGCTGCCGCTGGAGCACTTCTTTTTCCTGGCGGTGGCCACGACGGCGATGTGGCTGTCGCTGACGTCGCTTGCGGTGGGCTATGGGGCTTCGTTGATCATGACGACTCCGAACGAAGAGCAAACGCTTGGGTATATTGTGGCGGCGGTGGTGTGTGTTTTCCTTAGCTTCATTCTGTTGCTAGTTCTCTACCTCTGTATCAACGGCTTGCAATCCTCGTGGAGGAGAAAATCTCGTTACGAATATAAACGTCTGCGACATCTGATTTGA